In the Pecten maximus chromosome 5, xPecMax1.1, whole genome shotgun sequence genome, GTGTGTTACTTTTAATGTgtaaaatacactgtatatcgaTAGTAGTAGAGATTACTTCAGACGGGTATATTTACACTTCCCTATTTAGTTTATGCTTTATCCGGGAAATCACAGATGAGTTTCTAACTTTCTATACCACTTTCGGTttcactcggaactcctcgaaTGTAACTGCGCAATATGTGAAGCACACCCGAGGAGTTCCGTAAGTTCAACGTAACATGATGGAAAGCATATGTTTTGGAGATAGAGAAAAGTAGTTTTTTCTTACTTGAAATATAAGGATAATAGTATCTCCTGCCTGAAAACACGCACTTAACGGAGGAAAACCAAAACTTTGTCAGAAACCAATGGGGTTTCGATTGTTACTTTAACTCCTTCAAATCTAACTCTAGAGGAGTAACGATATTGATTAAGAACAATTTAGAAACTAAGGTAAACAGAGAAAAGAAAAACACGACAGGGAATTTTCTGGCTCTAGATATTGTATTAGAAGGTATTTGATTTTACTCTGATACTCGAAAATTTTATGACTCATAACTGACACTATTGAAGTGTTTGGTTTGggaattaaaacaaatagaTGTGGAGATTTCAATCTAGTCTTACACCCCGAGTTAGATAATGATAGTAGCTATAAATCCTTCAATAATCACATAGCCCGAGAGatgttttgtaaattattgaaaatcatatttataGGGAGCAACATTCTGATAGTAGAAGGTATACTTGGAGGAAGAAGCTCTTATCTAAACAGACTAGATTATATTTTTTCTAGTATCAGGCAATCTATTATTTAGCGTCAACAGTTCATCTATAAAATCAGAATGTATACCAGACCATAAAATCAGAATGTATACCAGACCATAAATTTTCAACAGTGAACTTAAAATTTAATTCAGACGGGAGAAAGGGCTTTGGAAATTTAACACATCTTTATAATAACACGAAGACAGTTAAAAACTTGTTAAGACTGTTTTGGCTATAAAAACTCAATATTGTCTTCCAGGGTACAACTTTCACACTACATTCCTGATACATAGAGTATGTAATTAATGATAAgctttttcttgaaaagttATTAATGGAAATCAAGGGGAAACAATAACCTATTCAtcttaaagaaaaaacaaactcAGATTAAGAACAACCTAAGACAAGCTAAACAAGACATTTAAGAATATGATCAGAAAGATATGGAAGAAGTAGGATGTTTAACAGAAAGAAATAAGGAAATATCACACCAAATATGATTAGGGGTAGTTTCGTACAGCTAGTCCAGGGCATTGACAATAAAAAAGCGATATGCATTCAGATATATCCATTTATATGTAACATTCTCTCATGTAGACCGCTAAGAGTTTCCATAAGCAAAGCGCCCTCTGTTGCAAGGTCAACAAAAGTATTTTCCTCGATCGTGAACCTTGTCAGCATCAACATGGATTGAACGACACAGAATTTTGAGATAACATTGATGTGTTACAGTCTTAAGACTTCAATAAACATGCACGTTCATAgggtaatatttatatttccacttaattcagactcaatgaacctaccacagttagctcaagtcatttttcaatgaactatatcaagtccggcgtaggaatacatttgtcgagcttggagtatatttttaaattccttttcaaaagtgatcatatttatatgaaataaattccattaaaactaatatttgttttaattcgtttgttcacgaaagaaatcctgaaagtaatgaccatatgtagacgagagtgatgacgtacatttcgaTAAGTTCTGTgatagacttgcacaagtccctatttgtcaaggacaaaatattgtacaaaactatcaaaaaaataaatatataaatataaggattgaataaagttatgttgaggtgtatgggggtataaacctcaataggtcttgagacaaattgaTTATGAACTGCTCGCAGTTCATAATAAACAGCTACAAATACAGATCGAGTTTCAAGGTTTTtggatcaaggtcaaggtcacttgctATTTTTAGCGGGGACCGGTACGGGATATATATTGCTTTAgaaatacccagcatgcttgtttgAGAATAACTCGAGCACTGATTGTTGAGATATgcaatttgtatttttgttgatgttttttttaacgaGCGTACTTTCAATTAGCAAAAGTTTCTATAGAAAATATAATGACTGTGTTTGTTTTCGTCGTACTTTCAAAAGCGTATtgtcatttatttgatataatatgATTATTAAGTcaatgtttacttatatatactataaccATTTTTCAGCCCGAAGACAGTTTTcgacgtacatgtacatacaacagTAAATTCAACTGATTGACGGATATAAGTTGACCATAGAATGCTTTCAAATCTAGATTCGTTTAAAAGCAGCAATCGTTTATTAGTCTTTGTTTTTTTACCTGAGTTAGAACGTATACAAATGGTATTTTACGGGAAGACAAAGTACAACCATCTAACCAATACGTAAATATTATAAATCTATaactataaacaatacaaataacgTGCCtaaatctgaaatatatttatgatttaaGAAATTTTAATAACACTTTAAGGGGTATTCTTCGTTCAGACATTAGAAAcacacaatttctattgatgaaagctatgtccgaacgatgattatatgagtgtttgtaccTACATGTAATGTAATTAACGCCGAAATATACACGAAAAATGCATATTGAAATCTAAAGAAAACAGCAGGCGTCTTGTTCTAAAAGCCCTACATGTAAGATGTCAGATACAGGTAGATTAGTAAGAATTGACCATAGGCTAAACTCCTTCTGTAACAACATTCTGCCCCAGGTTAAAAAACAAAGGGGTCTTAGGGGGTCACTGCgagataggtatatatatataaatatataaatagatatgtgATTGGCAGGTGTTAACAACAGGTGAGCACATTTCTATAACTACATCATAATGGTGACGTATTCATGACTCAGCACgttattttgatttaattcCCAAGTAAAAGGGACGAAAAAACTTCCGATATTATCCTTatgatcaattgaaatatattttaaaatgtatttttatcgAGGATCTTATCACATACATTTGCCAGATGATACCAACGTAGTTTTTTCACACAATAAGGAAAGGATATTGGACTATACAAACGCAATCATTCTATGATCTATTTAGATACTTCAACCCTTTGGCTAGACCACGTAAAAGATATGTCCGAGATCCTTCAAAATATTTAGCCCCTATGTGGCCTCTCCGAAGTCATGGCCTCTCGGAGGTCATGTACAAAGCGCTATCTATACAAAGACCATCTAATCATTTAAACCACATTATCATGTATAAACACAAGCAAGACGTCAAGGGAGTTCCGAAGACTACATTGTTCCCAGACCTTGTTCTAGACTTTTACATAAGGTGTGCATGGAGAACCGTATCACTTTGAATGCGAGCCTAACGTTTTGCGTGTAAGTCACAACAAAATCTACAGATAGCCGACAAAAACATTGGTACACGTATCGTTTATACCAATCGCTCACGTTATTACAGCGGGATTTTGAGTACAAAGACATCCTCCGAGTACTCTATCGATTATGCTGTCAAGCATGGAAGATATGCTAAGTAAATCCTGGTCCctgatattttaattatttttcatgcTTGACAGGTCcttcttttatattttgttatcaaaaaGACGAACGAACtttatatatggattgaatagatttttttaatgttcattgcggctatgaataccagtagctagctacatatcccgtggcgcgcGGTAGGATTTATCGGAGGATATGTagtagctactggtattcatagccgcaatgaaaattaaaaaatctattcaattcatatatttacataaccttgatttaaaaaatttatatcgagaaaacgagaaattttattaaaaagaaaaatttgtcatgtatacgacgaaacgccaaattattagaacagccgggagatcccgcctatgcaccacgctattgttttaatgtcgttccgcattttccggtcttttttgtttaattttgtataaaacaaaaaagaaagaagtattaaagtaaaaataatattaaatacaatcattcaattcaaatcatatttattctatgtgaacaaattgcaacaaaaacacaatattttcataattgaaaGGCGGACTATTTTTTtgatggcgtattaatatgacccgattaatcaggtgatttgcacgagagacaatgttttcatacggttttcatagtgtattcatggtcatatgtttgttgttttcacttggtatgttcatatcagcaaaccacattaggaatgtaaatataattttatgaattttaTCCAGCCGAGTTGCCAATgagatatacatatttattgagCAAGCAGTCTATTGTACGTCCCTCGACAAAAGCAATGTCAGGATACGGATAGCATCATGTATAGCTATGCATTTCGCGTTAAAAGTCACATACACCTtaattagtacatgtatattcaacaTCCTCTATAAATTTCACGCATGGGGAGGTTCATACAAGCCGTGTCATTGTTCATTATTCCCCAATGGAGACACTCGGAGTCTTCTTCACTACTTATCAAGCGTGACAGCACTAAAATATACATCTTACGATAACAAGATTTATAGCATTCCTTCTTATTCAAATAGCAAACCATCATCGAAACAGGTTTATGACGAACTTCAATTCTGTAAGCGAGCAATCTATTTCACGGACAGGAACACCCTTTTCTGGTACATTTTGAATTTAACTTGACTCCGTTGAGGATTGATTTAGGAAGGCAAATATACTTGTTGACCTGTACGTGTAAGAAATGGCTGCACAGGAGTATGCTATGTATCCTGACCAAGTAAGAGAAAAACTGGCCGGAAAGAGCATACTGATAATTGGTGCAAGTAAATGTGGTCACAGACATGTGTGGGACATCTTCTCAAATTTAAAAATCCAGGTAAGTGATCATTTAATATTCTTCCgtgatgttttaaataaaaaaagctGTACACTACTTAAAAACATATCCTTAAAGAAATGAATAATGTTTTCAATAAGATTTAAcctcatttcatttttcatctTACAGATCACCATAGTGTCACACGAAACAACAAATTGTGGGGCAAGCACAGTGGATAAATTTATCTGCTATGATTATGTCACAGACCGGTTAGATATCGAGAAACACGCAAGTAACATCGTCCAACTTCTTGGCGATCGAGTTGGTGATATTGACGGATGTTTTACCTTCACGGAACCGGATACACCAATGACAGCTGCCATATGTCAGAAACTTGGACTCAGAGGATTTCATCCCCACGCAGCCGTGACAGTTAGGAGCAAGCAAAACACCTACGAAGCCCTTAGATCAGAAACAAGTACCAACATATATCAGACGTCAAAGTATTCGCCTATTTCCTACCGCATTCAAAAGGAGGAGGATATCAAAGAGGCCAAGCAGATAAAATACCCTGCCATTCTTAAGCCTGAGAATGACGCTAGTTCCTGGGGAGTTGTGGAGGTGATATCCGAGGAAGACTGTATGCAGCAGTATAACAGAATCCAGAACAGCTTTGGAACATCAAACTATGGTGGATCGTTTGGAAAGTCAATGGTTTTAATGGAATTCTTGGAAGGCCTTTCCTACAATGTTGACCTGGTGATATATGGAGGAGAGCTCATGGCCGCTTTTATTACTGACATCGGTCTCTACGTCCCTGACATGTTTAATGATACCACTACCTGCCAACCTACCAACTTGTCTGAGGAACTCAGAGATCAGCTAATTACCGCTGCCCATCAATGCTGTTGTAAAGTCGGGTTACtcaatggagttttcaacacagAGTTTAAGATGACAAAATGCGGGTTTAAAGTCATTGAAATCAATGGAAGAACAGGCTGTTATCGTAGATGTATCGTCTACAAGAATACACATGGCGTTCTCCTTTGGGAGATCGCAGCCGCCATTGCTTGTGGAATCAAGCCTTATTTTCCAGAAGTACCTGCTAGATGTTTTGCTGTCGGGGCCTACCTTTTTATTAAATTCCACGGGGAGCAATTTCTCAAGGAAAGTGTCAATTTTAAGTTAAGGTCATTGGCTGAAGCAAACGACATACTTCTGGACATGAGAACCGAAACTGTAGACCTTGGCTGTCTGGAAGAATTCCCAATACCATTCTGTCATATAGTAGCTCTCAACAAGACGAGTATAAAGCAAGCGAGACAAACACTCGTGCAGATTTGTCAGGACCTCGGATTTTCTAGAGCCGATTATGACATTGAGCGATTCACAAGTGTATGGGCATAGCATCGTTATGCAAATTtgccatattgtttttaataaagTGACAAATCGAAAAAAATTACAGAAATGATTTGAACTGTAATAATGCAAATGAAACTTTATGGATGTTTCAACCTGTTGATGAAGTACAATTTAAAAAGTTTGATTAGTGGTGTTTTTATTCCGCAAAATCCACAGTTAAAAATTCAGTGATTTCTACAAAGGCATACACATGCAGGTAGTATATTAACATAGTAATTTCGCAATTTATACACTCATTGTAACAGCCAGTTCGTCCTTCTTGACAATACATCCTCGGGCTTAAATCCTGGAAATCAACTGCTAAACACTGTATATTTCAGCTTCATTGATTAATCATTTGTGCAGGGCCGGATGAAATCGCGGATGAAATCGCGAATGAAATCGCGAATGAAATCGCGCGAGGGCAGTTGTAGGAAACCGAATCCCTAGGCATGTCTTGATCTGCTTACAATGTGTTACCCAAACACCCGGCCACTCCTATCTTTCTAATTCATCAAACTGCCCAGTTCTTCACATTATAGTGCACTGTCATTTAAGAATTGGTTGTCATAATGTTTACATGCATTGTGGCATAACATACATTTGATGTTCTAGTTTTATACAGTGGCGTGCGTTAGTGAAGTGTCGTTTCGAAGTATATTTTTCCACATTGCAATAGTCCACACGTTTTACACTTTCAAATATTAGTTGTCCCTCTTTAACACcctgtttatagatatattgtttaaCAATGAGTATAATACggttatgtatattatattgtttaactATTTTTTGTCAAATAGTATTTGCTTTTTTGACAGATTTAAATATATAGAGTTTTTCAAATATCCAATTTCCAAGTTACATCCACGGCCTCTCGACGTGTTCACAATCATAAAGCATATATAGAAGTGTTGTTACAACTACTTCTTTACCAGAGGTACAAGTAGGATCatcagatatatttattttagtaAGATAGGCATTTGTTGTCAATAGTATGACAAGCCTGTACTGGAGACATCTAAGCTAGACATCATTTGTTGCTTTTAACACTGttatttgtaattgttttaGTTCAATTTCACTAGTTTCTAACAATTGGACCATTTTTCAATGTACTTAAACATGAGTCTAGAAATAAAAATGTCGTACATATATCTACAGCATTTCTTAATTTTTATAATAGATTCcaaataaatttgaataaaaggATGTACAGAGTCGATGATGGTGTAGTTTTGACTAAACTCAGACCATTAGTTTCTAATAGCTCGTCTTAACCCGTAAAAAGGTGTATGAGGTGGGGGAAAATCATATATTCTGAAAAAATCTTCATGAGAATACAAACAGTTATCATTTATACAAGTCGAGTCTGACAGATAACTTCCTCCTTTGTCAGACCAAgttcgataaaaaaaaaaacctggggTATTATTCACTGGTGTTATACCAAGCTGGCATTTACATTAGACCATACGTCTTAATCTCGATGTTTCCAATATACTCCACATATGTTAAAAATACTTCTTTCCAAAATGGATTTTTCATTTTCCGTGAgaggtttatatatatttgacccACAACATTAACAACTTGTTATCTGTGCCACATACATCTAACATCAATAAATAAGCGTCATTCTATATCCACATTTTTATAGTTACAGCTGTTAGTATATTTTGATGACTTTGATAGATGTGAGTATCCGTCACGGCTATAGACCAGGAGTACTATTGACCTCTTGTCAGTTGGTCACTGACTTGTCGATCATATTCGCAGCAGCAAAGCCGGACGCAGGCGATACACAGCGGATGACTCACCATACATAAGAAATTGTTATTGTGAATACATTGATTTTTGGTTGAAATGAAAACTTGTATAGAGGCCAGAACCCGACTTTGTACTGATTTCGGAAATCTGTTGTCCAAATAACATCTTTACAATGTCCTTTCAAAATCTTTTAACGTTTCACACCATCGACTTCACTTAAACGCGGCATTTCGCTTTGCAATAGCTTCGAATAGAAATATGTAACTGATCTGTACTGATCCAATGTTCGATTTGTGATGATTTACCAGTACATATATTGCAAGAGTATTCCAGATGAACGCTTTCCTGAAAAAAACCCCCGATGAAAGCATGCAGCGTTGAGCGGGGTCACGGTCGACTGAATTTTAACTAAAGAACTTTTTCACAGTGTACGGAGTTAGCTCAgtatgaaatttaattaaatttagaCCAAATGTCTAAATGTCATATTAGAAAATACGAAATTGCGTTTCATTATTCTAGTTTATAACACGATTGCGTGTCTGTCTATAAAGCTATTATTTAACGAATGTAAATACCATATCTTAACAGTTTACTAATTTAAACAAGTAGCTTAATCTTTAATCAAAACATATGGTAGACATATTGGATGTATACTAAAAATCTTCAGGTAATTTGgttgataatgatgtattaTTCATTCATCgtgttataattaattttccattgtttgtacgcagaatatggctttctgattggttgagattttttgttcataccactataattaatttttctttgttctcatggtaaatactccaatgtgattggtcgaaaaattattttcattcttctatgaaagaaattctgagcaaaaaaaaaaaatgacatcaatgcttaaatgaattttttttcgaGAATGgtgcgaaaaatgtgacgtcacaatacgacaattaacgttgcgtattgatttgagaaaaatagtcccatataaaaccagtaaaattgtacataaaacatgttttaaattagaaaattattttcaaaaattaattataagcgttgatgtcaattattttttagtttcataggggtatgaaaaaaaattgtttgcaaacttctgtaagaatccgctacgcggattcatacagtttgcaaataAAGTTGTTTTCATTCCCCgaggaaactaaaaaaaattgacgtCAATGCTTAATTATCCGCCGCCGTCCGCAGTCGTTGTATAATGCTGGGACTTCCCATTTAAAAAggtgtaaatatgaaatttctttttcttcaaatataGAAAAGCCATAATTTATTGAAGATGTAACCATGGTAAAATACTAGCTGTATTGTACCTCTCGGCTAGAGCTGACTTCTTTCAGCTCGATCGCTTTAGCgcaagactagtaagccagagtTTCTGTGCTCTCCCTCTTGATGAGGCAATGGAATCAATTATGCAGAATACCTGGTAACCTTGAGTTAAACATGACGAAACGAATGCAATATTAACACACGCCATGTCTGATTACGATTTTATTTGTAACTGTACATTTTAAATAGACAACATTAGTAACACTTGTAAAAGTGAAATATATTCTtgaataaaatttcataataaaaGCAGCTGATAACACTGAGACACTTGATAGAGTTGAATCTATTGGGGACTTCTCGATTCTTAAAAGTTTCCGTTTACAGATAAGTTCAAAGAGAAAGGGAATTtagtaacattatattgtaaacaCATCGTGATTTGATATTCAAAACTCGGTAGAAAATGACATGGTTATCCAATGTAATATAGCAAAGTTTGTCGTGACGTGCAAGCAGAAGATTGGCCCCGAGTCATTGCCAGTCTTATGCATAAATTACCGTTCACATCATCAGCGATCACTGGAAGGTGT is a window encoding:
- the LOC117326717 gene encoding carnosine synthase 1-like, whose amino-acid sequence is MAAQEYAMYPDQVREKLAGKSILIIGASKCGHRHVWDIFSNLKIQITIVSHETTNCGASTVDKFICYDYVTDRLDIEKHASNIVQLLGDRVGDIDGCFTFTEPDTPMTAAICQKLGLRGFHPHAAVTVRSKQNTYEALRSETSTNIYQTSKYSPISYRIQKEEDIKEAKQIKYPAILKPENDASSWGVVEVISEEDCMQQYNRIQNSFGTSNYGGSFGKSMVLMEFLEGLSYNVDLVIYGGELMAAFITDIGLYVPDMFNDTTTCQPTNLSEELRDQLITAAHQCCCKVGLLNGVFNTEFKMTKCGFKVIEINGRTGCYRRCIVYKNTHGVLLWEIAAAIACGIKPYFPEVPARCFAVGAYLFIKFHGEQFLKESVNFKLRSLAEANDILLDMRTETVDLGCLEEFPIPFCHIVALNKTSIKQARQTLVQICQDLGFSRADYDIERFTSVWA